In Raphanus sativus cultivar WK10039 chromosome 5, ASM80110v3, whole genome shotgun sequence, the following proteins share a genomic window:
- the LOC108859554 gene encoding germin-like protein subfamily 1 member 1: MLLKLLLAFILLMGQVRTDPDSLQDYCVSPPHSPDQHIFLNGDLCKDPTKVTVSDFTTSALSKPGNIRANPFMINVTLTTTTNLPGLNTMGLTMGRIDFGASGVVSPHVHPRASEVTVCLDGVLLVGFVDTSGRVFTQELHPGETFVFPKGLIHFLYNIDTVSSALAVSGLTSQNPGTQFVSLVSFASELPIPQDVLKRLYHINDQEGCC, translated from the coding sequence ATGCTTCTAAAATTACTATTAGCGTTCATACTTCTAATGGGTCAGGTTAGAACCGACCCAGACTCACTCCAAGACTACTGCGTTTCTCCTCCTCATTCACCTGACCAACATATCTTCCTTAACGGCGATCTTTGCAAAGATCCCACAAAAGTCACCGTCTCCGACTTCACAACGTCCGCATTATCCAAACCCGGAAACATCCGGGCCAATCCGTTTATGATCAACGTCACTCTCACTACAACCACCAATCTCCCGGGTCTCAACACAATGGGCCTAACGATGGGCAGGATCGACTTTGGCGCCTCTGGCGTCGTCTCACCGCACGTACACCCACGCGCCTCCGAAGTAACGGTCTGCCTAGATGGTGTGCTTCTGGTTGGGTTCGTGGATACGTCGGGTCGGGTCTTTACACAGGAGCTTCATCCGGGTGAGACGTTCGTGTTTCCCAAAGGGTTGATACATTTTCTATACAACATAGATACAGTGAGCTCGGCTTTAGCTGTCTCTGGGCTGACTAGTCAGAATCCTGGGACGCAGTTTGTGTCTTTGGTCTCTTTCGCTTCAGAGCTTCCGATTCCACAAGACGTTTTAAAGAGGCTTTACCATATCAATGACCAGGAAGGATGTTGCTAG
- the LOC130495237 gene encoding uncharacterized protein At2g29880-like, with product MEESQQEPQERGKGSYVQWSPQENKTLINLLLDCVAAGLRDSNGLFSKFTVERRILPTLNQMHGSTKTFQHYSNRMKILKTKYLNAAELLRFSSGFGWDSTTKRFTAPDEVWAEYIKAHPNYKKFRDETFEEFDDLKIIFERNLATGRNAIGLGDTTDARTTGIAETEKERPNYGEEFPFNAPENYESQSSFFGSPSNDTVEKLPVRKRQRTNFLYKADDPSIQKEGVEEASTGINALTTITQKLFNLIEERESRQKQEAEQREAEKKKNNLWEAIKEVSDLEDHVRHDTVKMIHQLGMKDVFISMSIDEHYGWIKHNVIGF from the exons ATGGAAGAATCACAACAAGAACCACAAGAACGTGGAAAAGGTTCTTATGTTCAATGGAGTcctcaagaaaataaaactttgatAAATCTACTTTTAGATTGTGTTGCTGCAGGATTACGTGATAGTAATGGTTTATTCAGCAAATTCACAGTGGAGAGAAGAATCTTACCTACTCTCAATCAAATGCATGGGAGCACCAAAACTTTTCAACACTACTCAAACAGAATGAAGATTTTGAAAACAAAGTATTTAAATGCTGCTGAACTTCTTCGATTTAGTTCTGGGTTTGGATGGGATTCAACCACAAAACGGTTTACGGCTCCAGATGAAGTGTGGGCTGAATATATAAAG gcacatccaaattacaaaaaatttCGTGATGAAACCTTCGAAGAATTTGATGATCTCAAAATTATATTCGAAAGGAATTTAGCAACTGGCAGAAACGCGATTGGATTAGGTGATACCACTGATGCTCGAACAACTGGAATTGCGGAAACAGAAAAGGAACGTCCAAATTATGGTGAAGAATTTCCTTTTAATGCTCCAGAAAATTATGAATCACAATCATCTTTTTTTGGCAGTCCTTCAAATGATACTGTGGAAAAACTCCCAGTAAGAAAGAGGCAGAGAACTAATTTTCTCTACAAAGCTGATGATCCATCCATTCAAAAAGAAGGTGTAGAAGAAGCTAGCACAGGAATTAACGCCTTGACAACGATCACTCAGAAACTCTTCAACTTGATAGAAGAAAGAGAATCAAGACAAAAACAAGAAGCTGAACAAAGAGaagcagaaaagaaaaagaataatctATGGGAAGCTATCAAAGAAGTTTCTGATTTGGAAGACCATGTACGTCATGATACGGTTAAAATGATTCATCAACTAGGAATGAAAGATGTATTCATTAGTATGTCCATTGATGAACACTATGGTTGGATTAAACATAATGTCATAGGGTTTTGA
- the LOC108856579 gene encoding two-component response regulator ARR4 — protein MARDGGVSCLRSSEMMSVGIGKMESPPLELDEVHVLAVDDSLVDRIVIERLLRITSCKVTAVDSGWRALEFLGLDNEKASAELDRLKVDLIITDYCMPGMTGYELLKKIKESSSFRQVPVVIMSSENVLTRIDRCLEEGAEDFLLKPVKLADVKRLRSYLTRDVKLSNANKRKLLEHSVPIQTSLPPPSSPDSSDSSRPLTNSPESSDSSPPLSPVEIFSSPLSSPIDDEDDDVLPSSPESSPTPEESPVRRQKMGSPGLLD, from the exons ATGGCCAGAGACGGTGGCGTTTCTTGCCTACGGAGTTCAGAGATGATGAGCGTCGGTATCGGAAAAATGGAATCTCCGCCGTTGGAGTTAGATGAAGTTCATGTCCTGGCCGTTGATGACAGCCTCGTTGATCGGATTGTCATCGAGAGATTGCTTCGTATTACTTCCTGCAAAG TCACGGCGGTAGATAGCGGATGGCGTGCTCTGGAGTTTCTAGGACTAGACAACGAGAAAGCATCTGCAGAACTAGAT AGATTGAAAGTTGATTTGATCATCACTGATTACTGTATGCCTGGAATGACTGGCTACGAGCTCCTCAAAAAGATAAAG GAATCGTCCAGTTTCCGACAAGTTCCGGTTGTAATTATGTCGTCAGAGAATGTCTTAACCAGAATAGACAG ATGTCTTGAGGAAGGTGCGGAGGACTTCTTATTAAAACCGGTGAAACTCGCCGACGTGAAGCGCCTGAGAAGCTATTTAACCAGAGACGTTAAACTTTCCAACGCAAACAAACGGAAGCTTCTGGAACATTCTGTTCCCATTCAAACCTCGCTTCCTCCTCCATCGTCGCCTGATTCGTCGGACTCTTCTCGGCCGTTGACTAACTCACCTGAATCTTCGGATTCTTCTCCGCCGTTATCTCCCGTGGAGATATTTTCCTCGCCACTCTCATCTCCAATAGACGATGAAGATGACGATGTGCTGCCATCGTCGCCGGAGTCTTCGCCGACGCCGGAGGAATCGCCGGTACGACGGCAGAAGATGGGAAGTCCCGGATTGTTAGATTAA